The stretch of DNA GCGTCTTCGGGCTGGAAAAGTAGTGAGTACCTTGACCCGGCCCGCTCGCTTACGGGCGATCCGCCGCCGCTGCCGCCCCTGCCCACGCCCCGGCAGCGGTTGGTGGCCGTAGAAAACCAGTTGCTGGAGGCCCGCGCCAGCCTGAATGCCACAGGCGCACTCACGGGGCGGGAAGAAGCGCGGTTGCGGGCGCAAACGCATACCTTGCAGCAGCATCTGTATGACCTGTACGCCGAAGCGTTTGCCGCGCCGAATTACGACGCTCAGGTGCGCGAGCCGCCGCTGACGGTTCGGGGGCAGCAGTTGGGGGAATGGGGGGCGGAGATTACGGGGCCTAAGGGTCTAAGGACAGAACACATAGGGCGGGGTGGGATGTTTTGGGCGGCGCAGGATCCCGGTTGCCCGCATTTGGCCTGGGATGGGGAATGCCTGCGCTGGAGCGTGGTTTCCTCCGCCGACTTGCCCGCGTGGTACGGCGCAGCGCTGTTGGGCGGGGCACTCCGCATCCTGTTCGAGCGCTGGAATGTGGGCCGGGTGCGGCTGGGCGAGGGCGGCTCGCTGCTCACCCGCCGCGTCTATTTTGAGCGGGTGGGCTTGGGCAGCGGCAGCAAAAAGGCTAAGCCAGAAGCTGTGTCAGAGGCCTGGCCCGCCTGATTCCGCCAGACGGTTAACACACCTTGGTGGCAAGGTCGAAGATGTCCTTTTTGTGTCTAGGACGGTGTTGAGGTCTGTGGGCACCTCCAAAATGTGGATGCGAGTAGGTTGACCCGCACTCCCCACACGTCCGGCCCCGCTATACTTCGCCGCATGGAAGATCTCATCAAGGGTCGTCTGGGCGGCGCAGACGGATACGACATCCGCTGTGTCATCGACGGTGACCGCATCACAGGCCGCGCAGGTGGCAAGCTCCACGGCAAAGACATTGACCTCGAAATCACGGAACGCGGCGTACAGGGCACTGTCGGCGCTGACCCCTTCAAGATCGAGCTGCAAGATGGCGAACTGAAAGGCAACGTCGGCTCGCAAAAGCTGACGCTGCGTGGCGTAGACCGCGTGACTGGCTACATGGGCGAACCCATCGTGGGCTGGAACGTGGTGGCGCAGCAAAACGGCGATCAACTCGTCGGTCAGCTGGGCAGCACGGTACTGGGGCGCAACTTTGAACTGTCCTTGGGCAGCGCTCCCGGTTGGGTCGGCACGTTGGTCGCTCTGGTGTCGTTCTACGCACTGGAACCCCGCGCCAGCATCAGCCGATAGATCAGGGCTGGAACGTGGATTGTGGTTAAAAGCTGTGCGGGTTTTGGCCGCCAAAGCTAGAATCCTCACTCCTCCACAACAACCCTAAACGGAAGGCCAGTCAATTTACTCTGACTGGCCTTCCGCCTTTCCCACGATCCACCATCCTGTTCCTCAGGGCAACGCGGCTCCCTGCGGCGCGATCACGTAGCTCAGGCCGCCCGAATGCGTCAGCCACAGCTTTTCAAAGGCGGCGCGGGGATAGGTGCGGCGCACGCCCGCGTCGGTGGGGGCAGCGGGGTCGTTCATCACAGGGTTTCCTTTGGCGTCGAAGCCCAGCAGCACCATCAGATGGCCGTCGCTGCTGGGAATTGGCGCACCGGGCAATTCGCCTGCCTTCCAGCCCAGACTCACCGCCAGTGGCAGGCCTGCACCCGTGTATTTTTCGGCGGCAGCGAGGCTCGGCAGGCGCGTGATGAAGGCCCGCATGCCCTTTTCTCCGGCGTAAGCGGTGTTAAAGGGCCAGTTGCCCGTGCCCTCGTATACGCGGTCAAACATGCCTTTGGCGGCGGTAGGCACAGATACATTCACGCCGTAGAGGGCCAGAATCATAGACGTACTGGTCGGGCTGCACCAGCCTTCGCCCTCGGCGAACACCATCTGCGAACGCTGCGGCACGTCGGTGACTTTGCCCCACGCCGCCCGGTTGCTGGCCTGTCCCAATCCGGCGGCCCGCCTCGCCCGGTCAGAGGTGTTGAAGGCTAACAGTCGCACGCTGGTTCCCGCGCCACGCAACGTCACGCGGTACTGGTAGGCACTGGCTTTAGCGGTCAGGCGCAGGGTATCGGTCATGATCTGGCCCGCCGCGTCCTTTTGCCCGTTCAGGCTGGCTCGCCCATCGGCACTGCTCCATGTGCCAAAGGAAAACCAGCGCGTCCAGACCGTGCCCGTTTGCGCCCGCACTTCCAGCGTTACGCTGCCCGCGCCGGGGGTCGTGCTGTTCCAGGAGGGCACCAGTTCGTCAAAGGCCGCGACCTTGATCGGCTGCCCGGTCAGGGTGCCGCTCGTTACGCCTGCGGCCAGCATCAGCATTTGCCCGCGCACGTCTACTCCGCGCAGTTCCGCGCCGGCCCAGTCCTGCGTCCGCTCGTGAAGGGTGGTGGTAGACGCCGGATAAGTCATGGTGGAAGCCCCCGCGCTGCCCAGCAGCATCAGTGAAAGGAGAATAGGAATCCGCATTGCCCCTGACTATGCCGTGTGGGAGGGGGGCGGCGGGTGAGTTTGGGGGGCCGTGCGGGCCGGAGCAGTGCGGAAAGACTCTGACGTTCTATCCACCCTGCATGTACAAAAACGCTTCCGGCAACGCGGCCCGCCACGTGACCCAGTTGTGCCCGCTGGCATATTCGCGGTACTGATGGGGCAATTCGGCGTCGGCAAACAGGGCGGCCATGCGGCGGTTCGGTGCAGCCAGCCATTCCAAGATGCCTGTATCCAGACTGGTTTTCAGGTGTGTGGGCGGAGAAACGCTCAGGCGTTCGCGCAGCCATTCCCCGGCGCTGGTGGTATCGATGATGCCGTCTTTTTCTGCACCGGGCCGCGCAATAAATGCCCCGCTGTGGCTGACCACGCGGGAAAACAAGTCGGGGTGGGCCGCGCCCAGATGTAGGCTGATCAGTCCGCCGAGGCTCGCGCCCCACAATCCTCGCTCTGAGGGGGTCGCCAATTCGCCCTCCACACGCGGAAACACTTCAGTTTGCAGGAAGTCCAGATAGCGGTCATTCAGGTAATACTCGGCGCTGCGGTCTCCCGGCTCCACGAAGACCAATACCGCGCCCGACGCCAAACCCCCTTCCACCGCTCTGTCCATTACCTCACCCAGTTTGCCTGTGCGGTAAAAGGCCACGCCGTCTTGGACGTAATAAATCGGCACGGCCTGAGACGATTGGTAGCCGTGCGGCGTGTACACGATGGCGCGGCGCGTGCCAGGAAACACCGTGCCTTCCCAGGTCAGGCGGTGTGCCGTGCCCCTCTGGGTGGCCTCGGCGGCGGCCCACAGCGGGTGCTGCGCGTACTGGCCCACCACCACCGCACGTGGGTAGGGCCACCAGGGATTCAGAGATTTTTGGGCGTTGTCGGGGTCAGCAAAGGGCGTGCCTGCCTCGTCCAGCCACGCATATTCCACCCACGCGCCACGTGGCAGGCTCAGGGTAATGGCCCCGCCCGCCACCACAGGCAGCGCGGGGCGTTTGCGCCAATCGGTAAAGTCGCCCACCAACGCCGTCGCCCCCGCCGGAGCCGAAAAAGTGACCTGAGAACCTGCGACAGAAACAGCCATAGGGGGAAGTGTAGCGGCAATGATCTGAACGGAGTCGTGTGATGGTTGGGCAAAGTCAAGGAATGTTGAGGGCGTGGGCCGAATCCCAACTCAGGCACAGAGCCGCCGAAACAATTCAGTTCAGGCGGCTCTCCTGGGTCAGAAGATTAGAGGGGGTCTAGTTCTATCCTCACCGAATCCTATACGTCACCCCAAACCTGAGCCTCGTACTTTCGGGGTTGTTCTGCACGCCCACACTCACGCTGGCGCGGTCATTCACGTTGTAGGCGGCGCTGAAGCTGGGGCGCACGCTCTGCAAGTCCAGCCCGTTCAGGGGCGTACTGACCTTGAAGGTAAATTGCTTGTCAGGCGTGGAATAGGTGGCGTCGACCAGGCCCGCGCCCGTCAGGTCGATCTGGTATTGCAGGTACAGGTTGCGCGTCAGGTACGATCCGAGTGTGATGGTCGCGCCGAGGCTGCCGTCTGCTGTGGACAGGTTGGGTGTCAGGCGGAACACGTCGAGGCCCAGTGCGCGGGCCACGTTGCGCTCTATTTCTCCCAGCACGAAGATGTTCAGCGCGGTTTGCAGGGCGCTGGCCCCCAGTGCGGTCAGGTTGCCGGGCAGCGTTTCCAGGTTGGGCACGCCTGTAGCAACGAGCGCGTACAGTTGCGCCTCGCTGTAGGCCTGCGTGGTGGCGGGGTCGGTGCATTCGCTGCTGCCCGTGCCGCCCGCAGCCCCGGCGGTGGGTGTGCAGCGCAGCGCCGTCGTCAGGTCAAGCGTGCTGGCTCCGCTGGCGAGGGTGCGGAATTCGCCCTTCACGTCCAGCGTTACGGGGACGCGCTGCCCGGTGGTGCTGGCCTGCACGTTGCCGCTCGCCACAATCGCAAAGGTCGGGTACAGGCTCTGGCCGGTAAAGCTGACCAGGCCGCTCTGGATGGCAAATTCGTTTTCGCGCAGGAAAATACTGCCGCGCTGAGAAGTGATGTCGCCCGTGATGCGCGGCTGTGCGCCCGTACCCGACACCACCAGGGAGCCGCCAAATTCGGCGCGGGCCAGAGCTTCATCTACCCGGATGCCGTTGGGGGCGCGTACCGGAATGTCTTCCAAGACCAGGCGTTGCAAGAAGGGGCGGGCGGGGGCAGGCGCGTTGGGGTCGCGGCCCGGTTCGGGGAAGGTGGAATAAATATCGGGCAGCGGCGTGGCGTAACTGTCGGTGGTGCGCCCGTTCGCGCCGCTGCCGCCCTCGGTGGTGGTCTGGCCCGGTGCGGGAATGGTGGCGGTGGCCCCCACGCGCCCCAGCGTCAGCCGCAGGAAGTCGGCGGCCCCACTCACGCGGATCAGCGAGCCGTCGTCTACCGCCCGCAAATCGGCGTTCAGGGCACTCTCGCGGGCATAAATGACAGCCAGCGGCAAGTTGTAGTTGCGGGCGGTCAGGGCCAAGTCCCAGCGCGGGGCGATCTGTCCGGTGAGGCTCAGGGTTCCGGTTCCGGTCACGGGGTTGGTGCTGCGGCTCTGGGCCTCCAGCGTCCAGCCGGTGGTGGCGGACTGCGCCAGGGTCACGGTGGTATTGGGGAGGGCCCCCAGGGCTTGCGGGGCCAGCAGCCCTTCAAAGCGCACGCGGGTCTGGCTCAGGTCGCCCAGAGTCAGTTGGCCGCTGGCGTTCAGGGTGCCGTCGCTGCCCACCACGCCGCCTGTCAGCACGCGCCCGGTGGCCGAGAATGCGCCCGAATCCGGCAGGTCGCCCGAGAAGGTCGGCACTTGCAGACTCAGGCCTGCCAACGTGCCGCTGAGGTTGCTGGCCCGCACCTGTCCACGTGGGCGGTCATAGGTTCCGGCCACCTCCAGGGTCAGGGTTCCCTTCAGGCTGGGGTCAAGGTCGGCGATGGCGGGCACCAGCACCAGCACCGGGGTAAAGGTCGTGTTGGTAAATTGCGCGGTCAGGCCCACGTTCGAGCGGCTGAAGGCCCCGCGCACATCCCACGTTCCGGCTCCGGCCAGCTGGATATTCACGTTCCGCAGTTCCCGCGCCGCGTAGTCCAGCGTGCCGGAACCCAGCAGCGTTTCGGTGATGCGAGTTGCGCCTGTGCCGCTGCTGGCGCTCACCCGGATTCGTTCGGCCACCACCGTGGCTGTGCCTGCCAACGGGTCAGCCACCGGAACCCGGAACCGGGCCACGCCAGTCACGATGCCCTCGCCGGGGCTGTTGCCCACCAGTGCGCCCACGATTGCGCCTACGGGGAAGGATTTCAGCGTCACGTTTCCGAACAGTTCGCCCCCGCTGAGGCCACCGAACAGGTCAGATTCGCCCAAAAAGCCGCGAATTCGCCAGTCTCCGCCAATCTGCGTGCCTTCTATTCGGGCGGGCAGGGTTTTTGGCCCCAGCGTCAGGCCTGCGCTGCGAACCACGAACGTGCCGCCGCCGTCGTTGATATTGGCCTCGCCGCTGACCCGGCCCGACAGGGCGGGAGCGATACCCAGTTTGCCCAGTTCTACGGCGTCCAGCGTGGCCCGCAGGTTATAGCCCTGTTCGGTAGGGCGCACGGCCAGCACGCTGCTCAGGGCAGGCACCACATCGGCCAGCCCGCCCGAACCGATCACGCGGGCCTCGCCCATGTCGTTGGCGGCGGTCAGGTTGGCGCTAAAGGTCTGGCCGCCCAGCGCCACCGTACCGTCTACCCGCACACTCTGGCCCGCACCCGACACCGGGTAGCGCGTCACCGTCACGTTTCCGGTCAGGCCCGCCGCATCTGCGCCCACGTTCAGGGCCAGGGTGCCGCCGTCCTGCGCCAGCGATCCGGTCAGGCGACCTGTCCAGTTGTTGGCTGTCTGCCCCGTGCCAGTTTGTTGGGCATTCAGGGTCAGTATTCCGGCGGGCAGGGTGGCGCTGGCCTGCACAGTGGGTTTTCCAGCGATCAGATTCACGGTGGCCTGTAGGTCTCCGTTCACCTTCAGGCCCAGATACGGCACCTCGTAATCGGTGGTCACGTCCTGAATATTCAGCGTCAGTTGGCCGTCGCGGGTAGCCGTGCTGAGAGCCCCCTGCGCGGTCACGCGGCCTGTCAGTGCCGTGCCGCCCAAACTTACTCCCAAGCGCGAGAGATCAAGGCCCGGCAGGTCGGCCCGCACCGTCTGGTCTGTCCAGGTGATCCGGCCTGCTTTCAGGCCGTCGCTGATGTTCAGGTCGGCGGCCCGAAGGCTGGCTGTGCCGCTGGCCCTCCACTCGCCCCGGCGCAGGCTCAGCACCAGGTTGGGGTCGGCGAGGGGGCCAGAAGGGGTTACGCTCAGGCTGAGTTCGGGGCGGGTCAGGCTGGTGGCTCCCAGCCATTGCCACTGGCCTGCACTGTTGGGCCGCAGTTCTACTGCGCCGCTGGCGGTGGCTCCGGGGCCGTCTACTAGGCGCACCTGTACGCCCGTGCTGCTGGCGACAATCTTCGCCCCTGCGCCCAATATTCCGGCGTCTCCGGTGGCGAGCGGATGGGCCAACGGGCCACTCAGGGTCAGGGTGGCGGGCTGAGTCAGCACTCCGGTGGGGCCACCCGTCAGGCGGGCGGTGCCGTGCCAGCCGGTGAAGGGGTCGGCGTCCAGAT from Deinococcus sp. QL22 encodes:
- a CDS encoding peptidase C39 family protein, coding for MRIPILLSLMLLGSAGASTMTYPASTTTLHERTQDWAGAELRGVDVRGQMLMLAAGVTSGTLTGQPIKVAAFDELVPSWNSTTPGAGSVTLEVRAQTGTVWTRWFSFGTWSSADGRASLNGQKDAAGQIMTDTLRLTAKASAYQYRVTLRGAGTSVRLLAFNTSDRARRAAGLGQASNRAAWGKVTDVPQRSQMVFAEGEGWCSPTSTSMILALYGVNVSVPTAAKGMFDRVYEGTGNWPFNTAYAGEKGMRAFITRLPSLAAAEKYTGAGLPLAVSLGWKAGELPGAPIPSSDGHLMVLLGFDAKGNPVMNDPAAPTDAGVRRTYPRAAFEKLWLTHSGGLSYVIAPQGAALP
- a CDS encoding esterase family protein, whose product is MAVSVAGSQVTFSAPAGATALVGDFTDWRKRPALPVVAGGAITLSLPRGAWVEYAWLDEAGTPFADPDNAQKSLNPWWPYPRAVVVGQYAQHPLWAAAEATQRGTAHRLTWEGTVFPGTRRAIVYTPHGYQSSQAVPIYYVQDGVAFYRTGKLGEVMDRAVEGGLASGAVLVFVEPGDRSAEYYLNDRYLDFLQTEVFPRVEGELATPSERGLWGASLGGLISLHLGAAHPDLFSRVVSHSGAFIARPGAEKDGIIDTTSAGEWLRERLSVSPPTHLKTSLDTGILEWLAAPNRRMAALFADAELPHQYREYASGHNWVTWRAALPEAFLYMQGG